Genomic segment of Hoplias malabaricus isolate fHopMal1 chromosome 14, fHopMal1.hap1, whole genome shotgun sequence:
CTTTTTAATACCACTAATACTGGTGCAGTGCATTGTTAATTTGGCATAGAGTTCGTTATATGCGCATGAAGGCACACATtgtatatacagtggaacctctacctacgaacttgatccgttccgtgacccggttcgtaagtagaaaagttcgtttctctagtaaattttccccatttaaaataatggaaaagcaattaatgcgttccagcccccaccccgaaagtcactgatatatgtttacaaaactctcaaattagtaaaaaaaatacatgtagcgtgactaaaaataaaagagaaatgcagtggtaacagtaataaaaaagaaataaagttttaattggttacatatcgctaccttgaagaggtgacgactggctggaggagtaacacaggcactggctgtatgacgggaggtgaagggtgggtggaataacggagagtaggcgggtgaatgttgGGAGACGAAGCATAGGTACggtttaacttagcacgaatttcaatgtctgctatttacactaatgctaaattgctaaagctacaatttgctactcttaaaagctcactcaagtctgggagcgctgggagactcgccgattggggtcagtggccatttccagccgccgtctcggcggaggctcggggtcgtttctagagtcatggttcgttggtggaggcaaaaaatattcaaatgccctgttcgtatcttggaaagttcgttagtataggcgttcgttagtagaggttccactgtgctTGTATTGATTTGTGTTCCTGCCCGGTTAATGTATGATTGCACTGACAGGTCTCAAATGTATGAACTGTTATCACAAATTTTACCATTCAGACTGATAAATCATacagtaattaattaatataatcatAATCTTGCTCATAATAATCAGACTGATATTTTTTCTCATAATCCTGCCTCCTCCCCTTAATGAGTTAATCTTCAAATGTTTTTAGACTCCATAATTTTTGAACTGTTGAATGTTTTGACTGTTAGCTGCATCGTTCGTCCTATCAGCTAAAGTGGCTTATTTAGTCACTGTGGTTTTGAAAAATTCCAAAGatgttttctctttcattcttttaaTCGGACCACCGTTCGATTGACTGGCTGATAATTGGCTATTtggatatttatatttatgtaatgTCTCCACAGCTTCTGAATCGCGTGTTTAACATCATGAGAGAGAAGAATCCTGACATGGTTGCGGGAGAAAAGAGGAAGTTTGTCATGAAACCTCCTCAGGTCGTCAGGGTGGGAACAAAGAAAACATCTTTCGTCAACTTCACTGACATCTGtaaactgtgagtgtgtttgcCTTCTGTGTCTCACCGGACAGGCCTAACTTGACTTCAGCAGTCAGTTTCTAACCATGTAATCATTAATGCTTTCCTCTGCTCATTTCTGCAGCTTGCATCGTCAACCAAAACATCTCCTGGCTTTCTTATTGGCTGAATTGGGAACATGGTAAACACAGGTTTATTTCGTACAATATTACAGTTACAATATGTATTTGTCTGTGGAATTAATACAACTAAGAATTTCTGTCCTGAAGTGGTTCTATAGATGGAAATAACCAGCTGGTTATTAAAGGACGATTCCAGCAAAAACAAATAGAGAATGTCTTGAGAAGATATATCAGTAAGTATATCTGTAATCAAGTTTTTCTTCCCCCAAATTAATCATTGCTGGTTACACGTAGCGTGGACTCACCTGTTAGAGTCTCAGTAATACTAACCATATGTCTCCACTGAGACATATGAAGCCAACTACTACTTATTTTAatgccttttttaaaatgaatacaaCCTAACCTCCCTGTTTTTGTTTCACAGAGGAATATGTGACGTGTCACACGTGCCGCTCTCCGGACACCATCTTGCAGAAGGACACAAGGCTCTACTTCTTGCAGTGTGAGACATGCCACTCGCGCTGCTCTGTCGCCAGCATCAAAACAGGTTTCCAGGCTGTCACTGGCAAGAGGGCACAGCTCCGTGCCAAAGCTAACTAACCTTTGACCCTGTGTCTGCCCCTTCTATGCTCCTCCCCACACTGCCCCCATGTGGCCAAGAAGTTGATTTTCTCTTCGGTCTTGCCTTTGAAAAGTTCAGTGCTCTTTCTTGCAGGGCACCGCAAGGAGCTCAAAGATGTGGACTTCTGAAGTGAGCTGAGTAAAAGCTTTGTAGGGGCTTGTTGAATAATGTACAAGAATACATTAATGTGCAGTACATGCAGGGAGGTGGAAACCTGTAACCAAGTGGTATTATGATTAGAAGTGTTAGCGCACTATGCTcagagggatttttttttctacatatttCTTATATATCagtgctgtccaattaaaaacatgcaacTCCACTTTTGTGGATTATTAATTTACTAAATGAATATTCCATGATGAAtagatcaatagaaatgctcaacaatgacttgaaatgaataaaatatttttacattgatttcccCTGAAAGTTTTGtatagttactattttggaagatatatgtttttttttgctggacAGTGACAGTATGCAAAATTATGCATATAGCtatttgtggaaaaaaatacatttagtaaATACTTGGAGAAACTGGTTCATTTAAAACAGGCATCTTCTTCCAGTGGTTTAAATTTCATTCTATCCCTGGAcattatccccccccccccccccccgactAAACCTCATTTACAGTCCTTCATTATCACTGTTTTCATTTACTTCATGAAAACTACTGAAAGATGATTTTCTTTGCTGACTGATATGGataggttttctttttttaatttatttttttattttttcttctgatGTGACATGGTTTAAAGTTCTCTGTAACAAAGCCCCAGTTGACAGTTGTTTATTGCTACCATACCTAGGTCTGGACTACTAAATCCCATGTAATAAAACtcatttttaatgaaacagtcatgcagaggtttttttttgtgtacatGTGATTGTGAAGgttgtgtaaaataataaatggggCTGCAGATATGACAGTTTTGAGGCTGATTTGAACCATTATGACAGTGTTTAGGCTGCTGaagcattttcttttgtttgtctttaaatgatttataataaaatacaatttaataCACTGCATTGACGTCTCTGTGGATTCTGATGTCTCTGAACTCATGCAGCAGCAGTGGAGAGGTGGTAAACCTACTCTGAAAAATAGCTGgaattatttatacattttttgttttatttgcctAAGATTAGTTGTTATACATATTATAATGTTATTAATCTTTTAGATCCAAGATTTGGCAATGGTTAGAAAAGGGCAGTTTTAAGGCTAGAAATGccctaaataaataataataataataaatttacaACAAAATTAAATGAAGTGAAATGTAGGAGGACTGACCATGCCGAGCTAACCTGTGACTGTACAGACTGGAAAATGTAGctgtttcagaaaataaatgaatatgaatgcactttttttaatttagagaAAAGATTACATAACATTTTTCATCTGCTTTCAACATAAATGACCACAAGAGGGAGTACTGATGTCCATGTAGGATTGAGAGGGCTGATATGGATAAATATGTACTGTGTAAACACTGATACAAATTTTAAGAACATACTATTCACACCCTAGAACCTAGGCCTTGCCCCAGAAGTTGACAGCATAGCTTAATGACGTCAGAAATCCTGACTATCTGAATTCATCCATTTGACAATATTTGTAACACTGTAAATTAAAGTGGAAATGTTCAGCCATGGTGTGGACTGCATGTGTTGTGCATAATATGTATTTTAGCAGATGGACAGCaacacaaatgaaaatgattttcAGCGGAAAGGCCGTGGAGCCGAGACTTTCGATCACGACAGTGGCCGTGTGCGGTAGAATTCTGCGCATGCGCGGAAGAGATAGAAGCCGAAAATGGCggcgctccgtgtgactgtgtgCTGCTCTGTAGGAAGATCTTTCCTCCAAACAAAACCTGCTCTTCACACTGCTAAAGTAAGTCCCTGTGCGTTTTAACTCGGAAAGGGATGTGTAAATCGTGTTCAGAATATAAACAAGGCAGAACAATGGGACTCAAGCGAGTCCTGTCTGTAGGTGAATTCAGTCTGAAGACAAGGTCATTATATCAAGCTAAAGGGACGGTGTTTGAGAAATCGTCTTGTTCTGTTGAGAGGGTTTCCTTAATGTTCACCAGATTTCAGCATTTAAACTTCACTATACTACTTAtacttttacatatttttctgTGTCTCTGAATTGACATGTGTCGTCTGTGTCTTTGCTAAACTTGGTAGATCTAACAGACTTAGTGATCTTTGGTAGGTTTAAAAACATGTTATAATTGTATTTATAACATCCTTCCAAATATATAGTTtcagtaaaatgaataaataaataaaatgggagTATTGagacaaaacatttttatctaTTATTGATTGTACATCATCTGGTCACCGTACCTTAGTTGACTATCTTTTCTATATATTATTTTCCTAATAAAACACTGATCTACTACGACATTATCTACTTTGACCCAAACAGCTGCTGATTTATTCAGCGACGTTATAACACGGCTAAGATATGAGAATGAATATGGTGTCTTAAACATTACTTGAAAATAAATCTCAGTTTGTCTCCAATTCCCTCTGTTGCCTAGGTGAACATGTCCTTCGCCAGTCTGTCCAAAGGTAGAAAAGTGGCAGTCTCCACTCTTGGTGTGTTGACGGCTGGAGGAGCTGGACTAGCACTTATCCTCCATCAGTCAGTGAAGGCATCAGATCTGGAGCTGCACCCACCATCTTATCCCTGGAGCCACAATGGTTTTCTGTCTGCTTTGGACCATGCCAGGTACTTTTAATATTCTTTCTAACGTCCATTGTAAAATGTTTCTTTTGCCTGTTATGCTGTTCATTTATAATGACATTAAAATCCAGTCATTTTTTGTTTGCAGTATCCGACGTGGCTACCAGGTTTACAAGCAAGTTTGTTCAGCCTGCCACAGCATGGAATACTTGGCCTTCCGTAACCTGGTGGGAgtctcacacacagaggaagaagTCAAAACCCTTGCTGAGGAGGTGAGGTTTAGTTGTTTGGGTGGAAAAGGAGGTGAAACATCCCGTAAAGAGGAAATTCAGCTATGAGACTCGCTTAAAATTGAAGATACAACTTCTTTACAAACGCTTGGGAAAAGTTAAAGTCAGAATAGAGTAATAAACCTGTGTGAATAATCACTTATTTCAGAAGTTTCCTCAGCATTTGCTAACTCTACAGTCTGTTTGGGTGCTGGAAACTGGCCTAATgggtttacgaagccccagtgtttgtaaatgtgtttaaaaaaaaacaaaaaaacaccaacaacactgtctcagtccagtatgctagtcagtcagtgtctctctctctctctctctctctctctctgttctcatgaACTCCACACattaaaaagcacaaactgagatgatgatgctatattcctgctccatacgtAGGTAATATTGAGCTAACTGCATTatctattattatatattataaaactaaacaactgtAAATAAAACCTTGTAGATAAGTTTAACTTCAGCcttgtacaaacaacagtcgtttatTTATTCCCCACTCAAACACATTgttacaccttaaaagatgtgtagcttctgaatgtaaataaccagagagaactgtgtttccccacaatcgtagatgttcccTATAACTCTGGAAAATTAAAGTGAACCATCTCTTCAGATGTGGAAAACACCCTCTTTGGTAATGCAGAGGATGACTCAGCTTTATGGAGATATCTGtaatgtgtctgtctctctttctttcagatTGAAGTGGTAGATGGCCCAGATGAGAATGGAGAAATGTTCACTCGTCCCGGGAAACTTTCAGATTACTTCCCAAAGCCATACTCCAACCCGGAAGCAGCACGGGCCGCTAATAATGGCGCTCTTCCGCCTGACCTCAGCTACATAGTCAATGCCAGGTAAAACATTTAATCTAATCTGCTCTCAACCAGAAGAAGAGCTCCACTATATAAATTATTTGGCAGTCATCACCTAGATATCTTTTGCACAACTGATATAGAAGTGAGCTGCTGTATACTAATAAGCTCTTTAAAAAATTCTGAGATATTACAGGTATGTTTCTGTGGATGCTTTAATTCCAGACCCTAATCCATTATACAAGTAATATAATTTGGTCCAGATTtggttttaaaacaaacagcacTTAATAATCACATCATGGATTCATCAGGATTTTTAATATATTGCAAGGCATCTTATTATGCCTGTATGAAATAATGTGTCGTATTGTGTGCCAAATACAGCCCTTGCTGTAATACAGATATGTAAATGACTAGCATTACAGACCAGCCTCTGGTTGAAGAGTGATACAGCTGCAGTCCAGTTGCAAGTACTAATTACCTTTACACCAGATGGCTTGATTTCTAAAAACATGATCTGCATTTAAATATACAAGTACCTGACTGGTTGCAACAATCCTTTTTGTCAACATAAGTTCAACCTAAGCTTCATGACTAGTTAGCTATAAGTGATCAATCGTACCAGTGTTTTTTTGCTCCAatgttgaccagaggaggatagattcctctcatgtttttattttcttatgcTCTTAAGGAGATTCTCTTTCACATTTGCAATGCTCGTTCtatgtgacaacatcagttgaaAATGATGCCTTATAAATAGAACTGAATTTAATGTGGGGCAGCACgttgtgtcacagtcacacagctccagggacctggagattgtgggttcaagtcccactccaggtgactgtctgtgaggagtttggtgtgttctctctgtgtccgtgtaggtttcctctgggtgctcagtttcctcccatggtccaaaaacacacatcggtaggtggattggcgactcaaaggtgtccataggtgtgagtgtgtgtcgtcctgtgaaggaccggcaccccctccagggtgtgatcctgcctttcgcccagtgatttcgggtaggctccagacccaccgtgaccctgaactggacaagcggttacagaatgaatgaatttaatgatTAGCTAGCAAGCTAGTTATGCAGCAACCACAAGAAACAAATGcctacattttcattctgaatGATTTTATGAGAGTACCTTATGGACAATAATCTATTTTCCTGAAAAATAAGTGACCGTCAGCAAACTATTCAGGAactgtacaaatacatttgtaacATACTTAAATCATATTCATTTGTGTACTTCAGGCATGGTGGGGAGGACTATATATTTTCGCTGCTCACAGGGTACTGTGATCCCCCTGCTGGTGTGTCTTTGAGAGAGGGGCTCTACTACAACCCATATTTCCCTGGCCAGGCCATTGGCATGGCACCACCCATTTACAATGAGATCCTAGAGTATGAAGATGGTGAGTATGTTAAAGGCAGGATGatgaacatttaaatattcctgACCTGCGTAATGAACTGTGACTGTAAACTTTCATGCTTTTTGAGTTACAGGCATTTAATCTAATTTTGGACTTAATTTGAAGAAAAATTTAGTTGAGGATTAGGTTTAGGCGTGAAGCTGTATTTTTGTACTGTGAAGAATATCTTCTGATTTCAGTTGCTGATTTAGTTTATTAAATGATTAAGTGGCTTTCTTAAAGAGGTTCTTTAAATAACTTTTTGATTGCTTCCTTGTGTGATTTATAGAGATTATGTTGTTTAAACTTAAAATTGCTTtaaatataactttttttttgcaggcACACCAGCAACCATGACCCAAGTGGCTAAAGATGTCTGTACTTTCCTGCGTTGGGCGGCCGAGCCAGAACATGACCAGAGGAAACGCATGGGCCTTAAGGTACTAATTACCTTTTCTCTCAACTTCTTTCATGTGGTATTTAACATTCCTTTCAAATGGACTACAGCAAATTAATGTCTTGGTACTAGACGTTTTTAACTGGTTTTGTATTAAACTTACTCACTATCTTGTTCTACAGTTGCTGATGGGCTCTGCAATCATCCTCCCGTTAGTGTATTATCTGAAGAGGCACAGGTGGTCTGTACTGAAGAGCAGAAAGATCGCCTACAGACCACCTAAATGAAGCATTATGCCGAGTCTGGATCAGCTGTAAACGCAGTCCACAGTTCTGCATCTAGTCTCTCTTATTTGCCACAGTGGACATTTTGCCTTTCTTATAAGAGAATAATTTGGGGACTGATAGGGCCTTGAAATCTTCTTTCAggcatgaaataaaaaaaaaaagttaaacatGCATTGTATTAATGGCTGCATTCATGATGGGATGGACAACAAAGGGCCTATAACACTTCAAAGTTAATATGTTGTCAATGAGTTATAATGTACACATTTTTGTGTAAATGTATAATAGTGTGAAAGTCATACACCgatctgtgttttaatgttcagtaaaaacaatgatcaagtacaagttattcatttttcagtatCAGGGGAAAAGTcgttttacagaaaataaaaactaaatgtaaGCTGTCCCCAACGTTCCATTTCTTACAACTTTCTGTTCTTTTTAGTCTTTAAGATATTCCAAAATATCTTAAGGCAATTTTATTTTCCCCCACACCTCCAAAATTGGATCTGTCTGCACAGTTTAGCCATTGGAAAGTCTAGACCCTGGAGTAGCAAATCCACTCTTTTGGGAATATTGTGTTTCTTTATGTCAGTTACCTTTTCTCAGTAACATCGgatacacatcctttcagacctgAAAGTGATTTAAAGAAATGCTCATCTTTTACAGCTTGGAGGTCTTCCAGAGGgctgttccacaaagca
This window contains:
- the LOC136666309 gene encoding cytochrome c1, heme protein, mitochondrial-like, whose protein sequence is MAALRVTVCCSVGRSFLQTKPALHTAKVNMSFASLSKGRKVAVSTLGVLTAGGAGLALILHQSVKASDLELHPPSYPWSHNGFLSALDHASIRRGYQVYKQVCSACHSMEYLAFRNLVGVSHTEEEVKTLAEEIEVVDGPDENGEMFTRPGKLSDYFPKPYSNPEAARAANNGALPPDLSYIVNARHGGEDYIFSLLTGYCDPPAGVSLREGLYYNPYFPGQAIGMAPPIYNEILEYEDGTPATMTQVAKDVCTFLRWAAEPEHDQRKRMGLKLLMGSAIILPLVYYLKRHRWSVLKSRKIAYRPPK